In Nostoc sp. CENA543, a single genomic region encodes these proteins:
- a CDS encoding alr0857 family protein, producing MLKLTYTENSFHLEHLNASLPDWVSKRVTLALCSATKLYIEPTTATFLIANDSSLIADLARLSQENILEIYPCDASFAEIILKGTWLTSNLESATGIFVTNLSQSAELLLESLSQTQPQLTTLCAPLR from the coding sequence ATGTTAAAACTAACTTACACAGAAAACAGCTTTCACCTAGAACATCTCAACGCATCTTTACCAGATTGGGTAAGCAAAAGAGTAACCTTAGCTCTGTGTTCTGCTACAAAACTTTATATTGAACCCACCACAGCTACATTTCTGATTGCCAACGACTCATCTCTCATTGCCGACTTAGCACGGCTATCTCAAGAAAATATCTTAGAAATTTACCCTTGTGATGCCTCCTTTGCCGAAATTATTCTTAAAGGCACTTGGCTAACATCCAATTTAGAAAGCGCAACAGGAATTTTTGTGACCAACTTAAGTCAATCTGCTGAACTATTGTTAGAATCTCTCTCCCAAACCCAGCCACAATTAACAACACTCTGCGCCCCTCTGCGTTGA
- a CDS encoding DUF1036 domain-containing protein — translation MKAVNSLFISGLLSMPLVMGTAVEAKADLIVCSSASDKAYVAKAWYSEGSWVASGWTHVNPGECETVLIGDMRRVSTYIYAADNEWRPWELQNRSTAIFCLKQSSFKIVDADGSCSSSMLPKTFYKVVSDRYDYRLNLR, via the coding sequence ATGAAAGCTGTCAATTCCTTATTTATTTCTGGCTTATTATCCATGCCCTTAGTTATGGGTACAGCAGTTGAAGCTAAAGCTGATTTGATTGTCTGTAGTTCCGCGTCTGACAAAGCTTATGTAGCTAAGGCTTGGTATTCAGAGGGTAGTTGGGTAGCTAGTGGCTGGACTCACGTAAATCCAGGCGAGTGTGAAACAGTTCTTATCGGTGATATGAGACGAGTTTCTACTTATATTTATGCAGCTGATAACGAATGGCGGCCGTGGGAGTTACAAAATAGAAGCACAGCTATATTTTGTCTGAAACAATCATCTTTTAAAATCGTTGATGCTGACGGCAGTTGTTCTTCTAGTATGCTTCCTAAAACCTTTTACAAAGTAGTTTCAGATAGGTATGATTACAGACTCAATCTGAGATAA
- a CDS encoding NACHT domain-containing NTPase yields MARASYGLEAKKRSRHLLGLLLAYANDAMDCDESALDALRPQIQTRWLNEYRLVVRTKVRFLQALTTLIAGDTQLNAEQIKESLKRFADFLEILEDNRPSRSGSETWHFTLNLWHKRQDIAGNLQQFDQEWERRRSERSQPVVAKPQATVEQTAALLIDWQHICRADLELNNIQRLTTNPLTIADGLSFALNQVYVSLGLVEQKQRSRYRDDVNPQNGSRLYEPEDTEVTQTFDHDEFIQQIIQAKQSKRIAIIGEPGAGKTTLLQKIATWILNNTTDLPIWISLADLQGKSLEQYLIQVWLPAATRKLRVSPEVEEEFCQQFNQGKVWLLLDAVDEMAIASTLALAKIASYLKGWVADATIILTCRRNVWDAGKNVLENFDTYCNLHFTYGDSQTPDRVGQFIQRWFRTDVTIGEKLRFELDQPERRRIRDAVKNPLRLALLCRIWGLGKGSLPITKAILYEQFVEAIYEWKQDRFPTTLTQRQQLNQALGKLALLAITQEKTKFRLQHSFVCQVLGNPDDGLFQLALQLGWINQVGIADSSSERVYAFYHPTFQEYFAAQAVTNWSFFCNSNCESVAVDNYRIFEPQWREVILLWLGRNDVAPTDKTAFIQALINFDDQCGGFYSYQAYFLAAQGVAEFSDCQHTDGIIQQLIKWRFGYFEPGKQRWFRYPLPIVEGARIALLKTDRVKAIAALEQFIQSCENEFDSWNAAYSLGRTFDPGNQIAIATLENLVKTVRHESIRWQAAYSLGRVDPGNAIAIAALVQVIESSKNEATRRKAAYSLGKLDGSNVIAISTLETIATSATDKSQQRQAKENLIVLRRGETTTPPEKKKDAKTPALSSNSATTIASLIRGITLVDDEDTRRRRAYKLAQIDPGNDIALTTLLTVLKSTQNQSLRKRAADNIKETIVYEQFPQVITALKEYFIVAPEKNLHLYCDAYKLIWHCAENLNYQEFYQIWRDCY; encoded by the coding sequence ATGGCAAGAGCGAGTTACGGTCTAGAAGCAAAAAAGCGATCGCGGCACTTATTAGGGTTACTGTTGGCTTATGCTAATGATGCAATGGACTGTGATGAGTCGGCTTTAGATGCTTTACGTCCGCAGATTCAAACTCGCTGGCTAAATGAATATCGGCTGGTTGTCAGAACCAAAGTCAGGTTTCTCCAAGCACTAACAACTTTGATTGCTGGCGATACTCAACTCAATGCAGAACAAATTAAGGAATCCCTCAAGCGGTTTGCTGATTTTTTGGAAATTTTAGAGGATAATCGTCCCTCTCGCAGTGGTTCAGAAACTTGGCACTTTACTCTTAATTTGTGGCATAAACGCCAAGATATAGCAGGCAACTTGCAACAATTTGATCAAGAATGGGAACGTCGCCGTTCTGAAAGATCACAGCCAGTAGTAGCAAAACCACAAGCAACTGTGGAACAGACTGCTGCTTTACTTATAGATTGGCAACACATTTGTCGTGCTGATTTAGAACTCAACAATATTCAACGCCTGACAACTAATCCCCTAACAATCGCTGATGGGTTAAGTTTTGCCTTAAATCAAGTTTACGTTTCCTTGGGATTGGTAGAACAAAAACAGCGATCGCGTTATCGTGATGATGTTAACCCTCAAAATGGTTCTCGTTTATATGAACCAGAAGATACGGAAGTCACTCAAACTTTTGACCATGATGAATTTATACAGCAGATAATACAAGCAAAACAAAGTAAACGAATTGCTATTATCGGCGAACCAGGGGCAGGCAAAACTACTTTACTGCAAAAAATTGCTACTTGGATATTAAATAATACTACTGACTTACCAATTTGGATTTCTTTAGCAGATTTACAAGGTAAAAGTTTAGAGCAATATTTAATTCAAGTTTGGCTACCTGCTGCTACCCGCAAGTTACGTGTCTCTCCAGAGGTAGAGGAGGAATTTTGCCAACAGTTTAATCAAGGTAAGGTATGGCTATTACTAGATGCAGTAGATGAAATGGCGATCGCATCTACTCTGGCTTTAGCAAAAATTGCCAGTTATCTCAAAGGTTGGGTAGCAGATGCCACAATAATTTTAACTTGTCGGCGAAATGTCTGGGATGCGGGAAAAAACGTTTTAGAGAATTTTGACACCTATTGTAATTTGCATTTTACCTATGGTGATAGTCAGACACCAGACCGAGTGGGGCAATTTATTCAACGCTGGTTTCGCACAGATGTAACTATAGGCGAAAAACTGCGTTTTGAGCTAGATCAACCTGAACGGAGAAGAATTAGGGATGCCGTGAAGAATCCCTTAAGATTAGCATTATTATGTCGGATTTGGGGATTAGGAAAAGGCAGTCTCCCGATAACAAAAGCTATTTTATATGAGCAATTTGTTGAGGCAATTTATGAGTGGAAGCAAGACAGATTTCCTACAACTTTAACCCAAAGACAGCAGTTAAATCAGGCATTAGGAAAGTTAGCATTATTAGCAATCACTCAAGAAAAGACTAAATTTCGTCTGCAACATAGTTTTGTTTGTCAGGTATTGGGTAATCCTGATGATGGATTATTTCAATTAGCATTGCAATTGGGGTGGATCAATCAAGTAGGAATCGCAGATAGTTCTAGCGAAAGAGTGTATGCGTTTTACCATCCTACTTTTCAAGAATATTTTGCTGCTCAAGCTGTCACTAATTGGAGTTTTTTCTGCAATTCCAATTGTGAAAGTGTAGCAGTAGATAATTATCGGATTTTTGAACCACAATGGCGAGAAGTAATTTTATTATGGTTGGGGAGAAATGACGTAGCACCAACAGATAAAACAGCATTTATCCAAGCTTTAATTAATTTTGATGATCAATGTGGGGGATTTTATAGTTATCAAGCCTACTTTTTAGCAGCGCAAGGGGTAGCTGAGTTTAGTGATTGTCAACACACTGATGGTATTATTCAGCAATTAATTAAGTGGCGTTTTGGTTACTTTGAACCTGGGAAACAAAGGTGGTTCAGATACCCGCTACCAATTGTGGAAGGCGCGCGCATAGCATTACTTAAAACTGATCGAGTCAAAGCGATCGCAGCCCTAGAACAATTTATTCAATCATGCGAAAATGAGTTTGATAGTTGGAATGCTGCCTATAGTTTGGGTAGAACTTTTGACCCTGGCAATCAAATTGCGATCGCTACTTTAGAAAATTTAGTCAAAACCGTTCGACATGAATCTATCCGGTGGCAAGCTGCCTATAGTTTGGGTAGAGTAGATCCTGGTAATGCTATTGCGATCGCGGCTTTAGTGCAGGTGATAGAATCTAGTAAAAATGAAGCTACGCGTCGCAAGGCTGCTTATTCTCTAGGAAAATTAGATGGTAGTAATGTCATCGCTATTTCTACATTAGAAACGATAGCTACATCCGCCACAGATAAATCACAACAACGACAAGCCAAAGAAAATTTAATTGTGTTGCGTCGTGGAGAAACTACAACGCCACCAGAAAAGAAAAAAGATGCCAAAACTCCAGCATTATCCTCAAATTCTGCTACAACTATTGCGTCATTAATTAGAGGCATTACATTGGTTGATGATGAAGATACTCGAAGACGTAGAGCTTATAAGTTGGCACAAATTGATCCAGGTAATGACATCGCATTAACGACTTTATTAACAGTGCTAAAATCAACTCAAAATCAGTCTTTACGCAAGCGTGCAGCAGATAACATTAAAGAAACTATTGTTTATGAACAGTTTCCCCAGGTGATTACAGCCTTAAAAGAATATTTTATTGTTGCGCCAGAGAAAAATTTACACTTATATTGTGATGCCTATAAACTCATTTGGCATTGTGCAGAAAACTTGAATTATCAAGAGTTTTATCAAATTTGGCGTGACTGTTATTGA